Proteins found in one Desulfovibrio sp. genomic segment:
- a CDS encoding HlyD family type I secretion periplasmic adaptor subunit, whose translation MTEPSRPPAKRGESSPKAHGFASFQSDALEIESRPIPVRARFVLYLSAFFFLAALAWACIARMDMVVSATGKLVSGEKNMVVQPMESVVVKEVLVSVGQRVVRDQPLAILDPTFAEAGFEEQAKRRRSLAAQVWRLGCETSGTCPPPDGLAPEEVSAQREIMLKRQAENASRVNALNRSIAELEARIQTNRTAEEQARKQVAISQDLEAMYQDVFKQGASSKLEYMKAQSAKIEAESQRKKFANEALELKQSLERAKAELQTFNSSWVGGAMKELVDARRELDQVEERERKASRLKDLIVLKAPQAGIVLELGKYAAGAVVAQGETVAILVPLDGALEAEAEVRASDIGYIREGDKTRIKVEAFPFQRHGVLDGTVRTVSADAFEKDSPEGRQLMYRTRIALQGANLRAVPADMRLIPGMTLTAEIKVGSRRVITYLLYPVIRSLDETMREP comes from the coding sequence ATGACAGAACCGAGTCGTCCCCCCGCGAAGCGGGGTGAGTCCTCACCAAAGGCCCACGGATTCGCGTCCTTTCAATCCGACGCCCTGGAGATCGAGTCCAGGCCGATACCGGTGCGGGCCAGATTCGTGCTCTACCTGTCGGCGTTCTTCTTCCTTGCCGCCCTGGCCTGGGCCTGCATCGCACGCATGGATATGGTCGTTTCAGCAACCGGAAAGTTGGTTTCCGGGGAGAAGAACATGGTTGTCCAGCCCATGGAGAGCGTCGTGGTCAAGGAGGTACTCGTGTCCGTGGGGCAGCGGGTGGTTCGGGACCAGCCTCTTGCGATCCTGGACCCCACTTTCGCCGAGGCCGGATTTGAAGAACAGGCCAAGCGGCGGCGGAGCCTGGCGGCCCAGGTGTGGCGCCTGGGGTGCGAGACCTCCGGGACGTGTCCCCCGCCGGACGGCCTGGCTCCAGAAGAAGTCAGCGCCCAACGCGAGATCATGCTCAAGCGCCAGGCGGAAAACGCATCCCGGGTGAACGCGTTGAACCGGTCCATAGCGGAGCTGGAAGCCAGGATCCAGACGAACAGGACGGCCGAGGAGCAGGCCCGCAAACAAGTGGCCATCTCCCAGGACCTGGAGGCCATGTACCAGGACGTGTTCAAGCAAGGGGCGAGTTCAAAGCTTGAATACATGAAGGCGCAAAGCGCGAAAATCGAGGCCGAGAGCCAGCGCAAGAAATTCGCCAATGAAGCCCTGGAACTCAAGCAAAGCCTGGAACGGGCCAAGGCCGAGCTGCAAACCTTCAACAGCTCCTGGGTGGGCGGGGCCATGAAGGAACTGGTGGATGCCAGACGCGAGCTTGACCAGGTGGAGGAGCGCGAGCGCAAGGCGTCGCGTCTGAAGGATCTCATAGTCCTCAAGGCTCCCCAGGCCGGCATCGTGCTCGAATTGGGCAAGTATGCGGCCGGGGCCGTGGTGGCTCAGGGCGAGACCGTGGCCATCCTGGTCCCCCTGGATGGGGCTCTGGAGGCCGAAGCGGAAGTACGCGCCAGCGACATAGGGTACATCCGTGAGGGAGACAAAACCCGCATAAAGGTAGAGGCCTTTCCCTTCCAGCGCCATGGGGTCCTGGACGGCACGGTGCGTACGGTCAGTGCCGACGCCTTTGAAAAGGATTCTCCCGAAGGACGCCAGCTTATGTACCGGACCAGGATAGCCCTGCAGGGGGCCAACCTGCGGGCGGTCCCGGCGGACATGCGGCTTATTCCGGGCATGACCCTCACGGCCGAGATAAAGGTCGGCTCGAGGCGGGTCATTACGTATTTGCTCTACCCGGTGATCCGTTCCCTGGACGAAACCATGCGCGAACCCTGA
- a CDS encoding ATP-binding cassette domain-containing protein: protein MSTALSCLKAVADAYAIHFDIRTAQERYGLHESEPDPDTLSTIARSSGFDAETAQLDWDALSRFDRFPALARLEKGNTVVFVGFARGPEGERILVADPLSQSPGPFELAKEGLESIWKGQTIILTPKRGSSALRCLALAARGRGLDLSPDGLAHQYALENAEPSPDKLLTIAREQGLRAEYRRLSFEDVFQLGEAFPVLARLGDGRTVILAGVLGDADTGSVEVLDLLSFPLRREPWDRQRFQDEWDGQVMLLKRHYGVTDENQPFGLRWFIPEALRQGRTLFDVAVAAIMLSLLALALPIYFQIVIDKVLIHHSLSTLQVLSLGMLLVLGFDAAFTFLRGYLLLHATSKIDIRIATRTFSKLVSLPMLFFVSSHAGVLIQHMQQADKIREFLTGKLFFTILDSVALVVFIPALFFYSPLLASLVVGFSLVLAGFLAVLIPYFKRRLLKLYKAEGERQSFLVETIRGMETVKSLSLEPVQRKKWEEKAARAVSMRFDVGRISTSATSGVGFLEKLMSLSIPWVGVYLVFEHQMSVGALIAFQMLAGRVSAPLVQIVSLLHEYQEKALSVRMLATIMNEPSERSPAKGGLRPAIRGDIRFDQVSFSYGSSGPPALSQVSLSFPAGSVTGIVGRSGSGKSTLARLIQGLYPVENGIVTMDGHDLREFDLVHLRRHIGVVLQENFLFHGTVRDNIGISKTTATMNEIAWAAGLAGADEFISRLPQGYDTMLEENGANLSGGQKQRLAIARVLLTQPRILIFDEATSALDAESEEIIQNNLEKITRDRTTIMISHRLSMLAGADRIIVMDQGRIVDVGPHDQLVERCTVYGDLWRSQNRHVLNPGGGRPLP from the coding sequence ATGAGCACCGCCTTGAGCTGCCTGAAGGCAGTGGCCGACGCCTACGCCATCCATTTCGACATCCGTACCGCCCAGGAGCGCTACGGCCTGCATGAAAGCGAACCCGACCCGGACACACTTTCCACAATAGCCCGCAGCAGCGGCTTTGACGCCGAAACGGCTCAGCTCGATTGGGACGCTCTCTCCCGTTTCGACCGGTTTCCCGCTCTGGCCCGTCTGGAGAAGGGCAATACGGTCGTCTTCGTGGGGTTTGCCCGAGGCCCCGAAGGCGAGCGGATTCTGGTGGCGGACCCCCTGTCCCAGTCGCCCGGGCCTTTCGAACTGGCAAAAGAGGGGCTTGAGAGCATTTGGAAGGGTCAAACGATCATCTTGACCCCCAAGAGAGGGTCTTCGGCCCTGCGCTGTCTGGCTTTGGCGGCCAGAGGCCGGGGTCTCGATCTTTCGCCCGACGGGCTTGCCCATCAGTACGCTCTTGAAAATGCTGAACCATCCCCGGACAAGCTGCTTACCATTGCCCGGGAACAGGGATTGCGGGCCGAATACAGGCGCCTGAGTTTCGAAGACGTTTTCCAGTTGGGCGAGGCGTTTCCGGTTTTGGCAAGGCTTGGGGACGGCCGGACAGTCATTCTGGCTGGAGTGTTGGGCGATGCGGATACCGGAAGCGTGGAGGTGCTGGACCTTTTGAGTTTCCCCCTGCGCCGGGAGCCCTGGGACCGGCAGCGGTTCCAGGACGAATGGGACGGCCAGGTCATGCTCCTCAAACGCCATTACGGAGTGACCGACGAGAACCAGCCTTTTGGCCTGCGCTGGTTCATCCCCGAGGCGCTTCGCCAGGGCCGGACGCTTTTCGACGTGGCCGTGGCGGCGATCATGCTCTCTCTTTTGGCCCTGGCGTTGCCCATCTACTTTCAGATAGTCATCGACAAGGTCCTCATACACCACAGCCTTTCCACGCTCCAGGTGTTGAGCCTGGGGATGCTCCTGGTGCTTGGCTTCGATGCGGCCTTCACCTTCTTGCGCGGATATCTGTTGCTCCACGCCACGTCCAAGATCGACATCCGCATCGCCACCCGGACGTTTTCCAAGCTGGTCAGCCTGCCCATGCTCTTTTTCGTGAGCAGCCACGCCGGCGTGCTCATCCAGCACATGCAGCAGGCGGACAAGATCCGTGAATTCCTGACCGGCAAGCTCTTCTTCACCATATTAGACAGCGTGGCCCTGGTGGTGTTTATCCCCGCGCTTTTTTTCTACAGCCCGCTGCTGGCCTCCCTGGTGGTGGGCTTCTCTCTTGTCCTGGCCGGGTTTCTGGCCGTGCTCATCCCCTATTTCAAGCGCAGGCTGTTAAAGCTCTACAAGGCCGAGGGAGAGCGCCAATCGTTTCTGGTGGAGACCATCCGGGGAATGGAGACGGTCAAATCCCTTTCGCTTGAGCCTGTCCAGCGCAAGAAGTGGGAGGAGAAGGCGGCCCGGGCCGTGTCCATGCGCTTCGACGTGGGAAGGATCTCCACTTCGGCCACTTCCGGTGTGGGCTTTCTGGAGAAGCTCATGAGCCTGTCTATCCCGTGGGTCGGGGTTTACCTGGTTTTCGAGCACCAGATGAGCGTCGGGGCCTTGATCGCCTTCCAGATGCTGGCCGGCCGGGTGAGCGCCCCCCTGGTGCAGATAGTGTCGCTCTTGCATGAATACCAGGAGAAGGCACTGTCGGTCAGGATGCTGGCCACCATCATGAACGAGCCCTCGGAGCGCTCTCCGGCCAAGGGGGGACTGCGTCCGGCCATCCGGGGAGATATCAGGTTCGATCAGGTCAGCTTCAGCTACGGTTCATCAGGCCCTCCAGCCTTGAGCCAGGTGAGCTTAAGTTTTCCCGCAGGGTCCGTCACCGGAATCGTGGGGAGAAGCGGCTCGGGCAAATCCACCCTTGCGAGGCTTATCCAGGGGCTTTACCCGGTGGAAAACGGCATCGTGACCATGGACGGCCACGACCTGCGCGAATTCGATCTGGTTCATCTGCGCCGCCATATCGGAGTGGTGCTCCAGGAGAACTTTCTCTTCCACGGAACCGTGCGTGACAATATCGGGATTTCCAAAACCACGGCCACCATGAACGAGATCGCCTGGGCAGCCGGGTTGGCCGGGGCCGATGAATTTATTAGCCGCCTGCCCCAGGGCTACGACACCATGCTCGAGGAAAACGGCGCCAACCTCTCGGGGGGCCAGAAACAGCGGCTGGCCATCGCCCGGGTGCTGCTCACGCAGCCGCGCATCCTCATTTTCGATGAAGCCACCAGCGCCCTGGATGCCGAGAGCGAGGAAATCATCCAGAACAATCTGGAGAAAATCACCCGCGACCGCACAACCATCATGATCAGCCACCGCTTGTCCATGCTGGCCGGGGCTGACCGCATCATCGTCATGGATCAGGGGCGGATTGTGGACGTGGGCCCGCACGATCAGCTGGTCGAACGGTGCACCGTGTACGGCGATCTCTGGAGAAGCCAGAACCGGCATGTGCTCAACCCCGGAGGAGGGCGGCCCCTGCCATGA
- a CDS encoding tetratricopeptide repeat protein, with protein MFARFLFTLVLTAAVLSPFEDGFAKTVSRTAASQQGYAGSQSCKQCHEKFYSLWSTSRHGLAMQPYTAAFAKTQLTPQQDSIRIGQLKYQADLAKGVVSETGPKGTKLYTIEHVLGGKNVYYFLTPFPKGRFQTLPLAYDVNKKAWFDTAASGVRHFPGANGEQAISWQDQAYTFNTSCYSCHVSQLSTNYDPKTDTYRTTWKEAGINCETCHGPSAEHNRVMLAAPKGQPPKDMKIISVKQFTPEQHNATCSGCHAKMSPLTAEYKPGERFFDHYDLVALEDPDFYPDGRDLGENYTYTSWLMSPCAKAGQINCVTCHTSSGRYRFKDPDKANNACLPCHEDRVKNASDHTRHKEGSPASKCISCHMPTTSFARMNRTDHSMLPPTPQATLAYNSPNACTLCHTDKDAAWADKQVREWRPRDYQAPLMERAALIDGARKRDWKQLTAMLEYIARKDRDEVFAASLVRLVPSSGDARVPSTLYKAMKDPSPLVRSAAATALQHVPTPEALQALVAATGDEYRLVRVRAAASLAGYPDVKLSEKEKLSVDSANTEYLASLSTRQDQWSSHYNMGNYHLGRKEFAQAVASYDTALAREPRAVLAMVNQSMAFARLGDAKKAEDSLAKALTTAPDNAAANFNMGLLRAERNDTQGAELFLKKAFAADPQMAQAAYNLGVLMASDRLGEALPYSRKAAELRPDMPKYAYTYAFFLDRSGDLSGAAQVLRQVVERYPGYKDAADLLGKVQMKIPSR; from the coding sequence ATGTTCGCGAGATTTCTGTTCACACTCGTGTTGACGGCAGCGGTCTTATCACCTTTCGAGGACGGCTTCGCGAAAACCGTTTCCAGAACGGCCGCTTCGCAGCAAGGATATGCCGGCTCCCAAAGCTGCAAGCAGTGCCACGAGAAGTTCTACTCGCTGTGGTCCACCTCCCGCCACGGCCTGGCCATGCAACCCTACACCGCCGCGTTCGCCAAGACCCAGCTTACCCCCCAGCAGGACAGCATACGGATCGGCCAGTTGAAGTACCAGGCCGACCTTGCCAAGGGGGTGGTCTCGGAAACAGGGCCAAAGGGGACGAAGCTCTACACAATCGAACACGTCCTGGGCGGCAAGAACGTCTACTACTTCCTGACGCCTTTCCCCAAAGGCCGGTTCCAAACCCTGCCGTTAGCCTATGACGTGAACAAGAAAGCCTGGTTCGACACCGCCGCCAGCGGCGTGCGCCACTTTCCCGGGGCAAACGGCGAACAGGCGATAAGCTGGCAGGACCAAGCCTATACGTTCAATACCTCCTGCTACAGCTGCCACGTCAGTCAGCTTTCGACGAATTACGACCCCAAGACAGACACCTACAGGACCACCTGGAAAGAGGCGGGCATAAACTGCGAAACCTGCCACGGGCCATCGGCCGAGCACAACCGGGTCATGTTGGCGGCGCCCAAGGGCCAGCCGCCCAAAGACATGAAAATAATAAGCGTGAAGCAATTCACCCCGGAGCAGCACAACGCCACCTGTTCAGGCTGCCACGCCAAGATGTCCCCGCTCACGGCCGAGTACAAGCCTGGGGAGCGATTCTTCGACCACTACGACCTGGTCGCCCTGGAGGACCCGGACTTCTACCCCGACGGCCGCGACCTGGGGGAGAACTACACCTACACGTCCTGGCTCATGAGCCCGTGCGCCAAGGCCGGGCAGATCAACTGCGTCACCTGCCACACCTCCAGCGGCCGCTACCGCTTCAAAGACCCGGACAAGGCCAACAACGCCTGCCTGCCCTGCCACGAGGACCGCGTAAAAAACGCCTCGGACCACACCCGCCACAAGGAAGGCAGCCCGGCCAGCAAATGCATTTCCTGCCATATGCCGACCACCTCTTTCGCCAGGATGAACCGCACCGACCACTCCATGCTGCCGCCTACCCCCCAGGCGACCCTGGCTTACAATTCCCCCAACGCCTGCACCCTCTGCCACACGGACAAGGACGCCGCCTGGGCGGACAAACAGGTACGCGAATGGCGGCCACGGGACTACCAGGCGCCGCTTATGGAACGGGCGGCGCTCATCGACGGGGCGCGTAAGCGGGACTGGAAGCAGTTGACGGCCATGCTCGAGTACATTGCCAGAAAAGACCGCGATGAAGTGTTCGCCGCCTCGCTTGTCAGGCTGGTGCCCTCTTCCGGGGACGCACGCGTTCCTTCAACCCTCTACAAGGCCATGAAGGACCCGTCGCCGCTGGTGCGTTCCGCGGCTGCCACCGCCCTGCAGCACGTGCCCACGCCTGAGGCCTTGCAGGCCCTGGTGGCGGCAACCGGCGACGAATACAGGCTGGTGCGCGTACGCGCCGCCGCATCCCTGGCCGGGTATCCTGACGTCAAGTTAAGCGAGAAAGAAAAGCTGAGCGTTGACAGCGCCAACACGGAGTATCTCGCCTCGCTCTCCACACGCCAGGACCAATGGTCCTCCCACTACAACATGGGCAACTATCACCTTGGCCGCAAGGAGTTTGCACAGGCTGTGGCTTCCTACGACACGGCCCTGGCGCGTGAGCCCCGGGCGGTGCTGGCCATGGTGAACCAGTCCATGGCCTTCGCCCGCCTGGGCGATGCGAAAAAGGCCGAAGACTCGCTCGCCAAGGCGCTGACAACGGCCCCTGACAACGCGGCGGCCAACTTCAACATGGGGCTTTTGAGGGCTGAGCGAAACGACACCCAAGGGGCCGAGCTTTTTCTCAAGAAGGCTTTCGCGGCCGATCCCCAAATGGCCCAGGCGGCATACAACCTGGGCGTGCTAATGGCCAGTGACCGTCTAGGCGAAGCCCTCCCCTATTCCCGCAAGGCCGCCGAACTGCGTCCGGACATGCCCAAATACGCCTATACCTACGCCTTCTTCCTGGACCGCTCCGGAGACCTAAGCGGCGCGGCGCAGGTTTTGCGCCAAGTGGTGGAGCGTTACCCGGGGTATAAGGACGCGGCAGATCTGCTCGGCAAGGTCCAGATGAAAATCCCTTCAAGGTAG